The Ralstonia pickettii DTP0602 genome segment TCGCTGAAGGAATACTGGGACTTCACCCACCGCATCTTCGACTGGTCTGACGGCGGCACGCCCAACATGATCCTCGACGACGGCGGCGACGCCACGCTGCTGTTGCACCTGGGGGCGCGCGCCGAGAAAGACGAGTCCGTCATCGCCAAGGCGACCAGCGAGGAAGAAACCTACCTGTTCGCCGCGATCAAGGAAAAGCTGGCCAAGGACCCGAGCTGGTACAGCCGCAACCTGGAAGCCATCCGCGGCGTGACCGAGGAAACCACCACCGGCGTGCACCGCCTGTACCAGATGGCGCAAAAGGGTGAACTCCGTTTTCCGGCGATCAACGTCAACGACTCGGTCACCAAGAGCAAGTTCGACAACCTGTACGGCTGCCGCGAGTCGCTGGTGGACGGCATCAAGCGCGCCACCGACGTGATGATCGCCGGCAAGGTTGCCATCGTGGCCGGCTACGGCGACGTGGGCAAGGGCAGTGCGCAGGCGCTGCGCGCGCTGTCGGCCCAGGTGTGGGTGACCGAGATCGACCCGATCTGCGCGCTGCAGGCCGCGATGGAAGGCTACCGCGTGGTGACCATGGACTACGCTGCCGAGCACGGCGATATCTTCGTCACCTGCACCGGCAACTACCACGTCATCACCCATGACCACATGGCCAAGATGAAGGACCAGGCCATCGTCTGCAATATCGGCCACTTCGACAACGAGATCGACATCGCCTCGATCGAGAAGTACGAGTGGGACGAGATCAAGCCGCAGGTCGACCACGTCAAGTTCCCGGACGGCAAGAAGCTGATCATCCTGGCCAAGGGCCGCCTCGTGAACCTGGGCTGCGCCACTGGCCACCCGTCGTACGTGATGAGCAGCTCGTTTGCCAACCAGACCATCGCCCAGATCGAACTCTGGCAGGAACGCGACAGCGGCAAATACCCGGTCGGCGTCTACACGCTGCCCAAGCACCTGGACGAGAAGGTGGCGCGCCTGCAGCTGCGCAAGCTGAACGCGCAGCTGACCGAGCTGACCGACCAGCAGGCCGCGTATATCGGCGTGAAGAAGGAAGGCCCGTACAAGGCGGATCACTACCGCTACTGATACGGTTCACCGTTCGCAGCTTGCCGGACTCCCCTCTCCCGCTTGTGGGAGAGGGGAGGAACCACCTTCAAGGAGCCGTCATGAGACTACTGGTCGTCTGGGTCATCAACGCCGTTGCGCTGTTCGTGCTGCCGTACATCATCTCGTCGATCCACATCAAGAGCTTCGGCTCGGCGATGCTGGCGGCGCTGGTGCTGGGCCTGGTCAACACGCTGATCCGTCCGATCCTGGTGATCCTGACGCTGCCGGTGACACTGCTGACGCTGGGGCTGTTTATCTTCGTCATCAACGCGCTGCTGTTCCTGTTTGTCGGCAACCTGCTCTCGGGCTTTACGGTCGGCGGCTTCTGGGCGGCCCTGCTGGGCTCCATCCTGTACAGCGTGATCTCGTGGCTGCTGTCCAGTCTGCTGCTGGGCGACCGCAACGACTGAAGCGGACCACGAATCCATACCGCGCGCCGCGCCAACGCGGCGCGCCACCATCATGCAAGACCGCTACTTCAGCTTTGAATTCTTCCCGCCCAAGACGGCGGAGGGCACGGAAAAACTGCGCAACACGCGTGCGCAGCTGGCCCCGCTCAAGCCCAAGTACATCTCGGTGACGTTCGGCGCCGGCGGCACCACGCAGCAAGGCACGCTCGACGCGGTGCTGGAAATCCAGCGCGAAGGCATCGAGGCCGCGCCGCACCTGTCGTGCGTGGGCTCGTCGCGCGACAGCATCCGCGAGATCCTGAAAAAATACCGCGAGGGCGGAATCCGCCACATCGTCGCGCTGCGCGGCGACATGCCCTCGGGCATGGGCGAGATCGGCGAGTTCCGCTACGCCAACGAACTGGTCGAGTTCATCCGCGCCGAGACCGGCGACTGGTTCAACATCGAAGTCGCGGCCTACCCCGAGTACCACCCGCAGGCCAAGTCCCCGCGCCACGACCTGGAGAACTTCGTGCGCAAGGTCAATGCCGGCGCCAACTCCGCCATCACGCAGTACTTCTACAACGCCGACGCGTACTTCCGCTTCGTCGACGATGTGCGTGCGATGGGCGTGGAGGTACCGATCGTGGCGG includes the following:
- a CDS encoding S-adenosyl-L-homocysteine hydrolase (catalyzes the formation of L-homocysteine from S-adenosyl-L-homocysteine~K01251: E3.3.1.1, ahcY; adenosylhomocysteinase [EC:3.3.1.1]), with product MNAVTDLKQDYIVADIGLAAWGHKEIAIAETEMPGLMAIRDEFAAAQPLKGARIAGSLHMTIQTAVLIDTLKALGADVRWASCNIFSTQDHAAAAIAAGGTPVFAFKGESLKEYWDFTHRIFDWSDGGTPNMILDDGGDATLLLHLGARAEKDESVIAKATSEEETYLFAAIKEKLAKDPSWYSRNLEAIRGVTEETTTGVHRLYQMAQKGELRFPAINVNDSVTKSKFDNLYGCRESLVDGIKRATDVMIAGKVAIVAGYGDVGKGSAQALRALSAQVWVTEIDPICALQAAMEGYRVVTMDYAAEHGDIFVTCTGNYHVITHDHMAKMKDQAIVCNIGHFDNEIDIASIEKYEWDEIKPQVDHVKFPDGKKLIILAKGRLVNLGCATGHPSYVMSSSFANQTIAQIELWQERDSGKYPVGVYTLPKHLDEKVARLQLRKLNAQLTELTDQQAAYIGVKKEGPYKADHYRY
- a CDS encoding membrane protein (K08972: K08972; putative membrane protein) gives rise to the protein MRLLVVWVINAVALFVLPYIISSIHIKSFGSAMLAALVLGLVNTLIRPILVILTLPVTLLTLGLFIFVINALLFLFVGNLLSGFTVGGFWAALLGSILYSVISWLLSSLLLGDRND
- a CDS encoding 5,10-methylenetetrahydrofolate reductase (K00297: metF, MTHFR; methylenetetrahydrofolate reductase (NADPH) [EC:1.5.1.20]) — protein: MQDRYFSFEFFPPKTAEGTEKLRNTRAQLAPLKPKYISVTFGAGGTTQQGTLDAVLEIQREGIEAAPHLSCVGSSRDSIREILKKYREGGIRHIVALRGDMPSGMGEIGEFRYANELVEFIRAETGDWFNIEVAAYPEYHPQAKSPRHDLENFVRKVNAGANSAITQYFYNADAYFRFVDDVRAMGVEVPIVAGIMPITNYSQLMRFSDMCGAEVPRWVAKRLESFGDDRESIRAFGLDVVTALCERLLAAGVPGLHFYTLNAAGATKAIWQRLKL